One region of Quercus lobata isolate SW786 chromosome 2, ValleyOak3.0 Primary Assembly, whole genome shotgun sequence genomic DNA includes:
- the LOC115975205 gene encoding L-type lectin-domain containing receptor kinase S.4-like has protein sequence MAEIFNFRRPSFSLAVILFALTLISNSISTLSFQTLTNNPNFDSKTALFGDAELADDGSYVRLTRPSISSSGMVMHADPLVFTDPTTSFSSEFSFSISPGDGDGLVLALVPSGGSFVLSDATRFLGVEFDTRMDVNVGDLNANHVGINVNDFESVSVSNVTALNLVLNSGERLKSWIDYESSSKRIEVRLGKFEDPRPNNPVLAYAIDLAKMWGAEEVRVGITSFNSNSTQSCSVYSWSFRVRKVRNSMHSMPVDPRNVGKEHGESVRTEKRGFCLLRMIGQLIFATACAALVAFMVIFMWMIFGNVRSCSPVFTAKSAVYPGDFRYEKFDVVVVEKDGDDLKK, from the coding sequence aTGGCtgagattttcaatttcaggCGCCCCTCATTTTCTCTCGCAGTAATTCTCTTTGCCCTAACCCTAATTTCAAACTCCATTTCCACTCTCTCATTTCAAACCCTAACAAATAACCCTAACTTCGATTCCAAAACTGCCCTCTTCGGCGACGCCGAGCTCGCCGACGATGGCTCCTACGTGAGGCTCACGCGCCCATCGATCTCGAGCTCGGGAATGGTAATGCACGCGGATCCTCTCGTGTTCACCGATCCGACGACGTCGTTTTCGTCGGAGTTCTCCTTCTCGATCTCTCCCGGCGACGGTGACGGGCTCGTTCTCGCTTTGGTTCCGAGTGGAGGCTCGTTCGTGCTTTCCGATGCGACGCGGTTTCTCGGGGTTGAATTCGATACCAGGATGGACGTTAATGTAGGTGATTTGAATGCCAATCATGTGGGAATCAACGTGAACGATTTTGAATCTGTCAGTGTTAGCAATGTTACGGCTTTGAATTTGGTGCTGAACAGTGGAGAAAGGTTGAAATCGTGGATCGATTACGAATCGAGTTCGAAGAGAATTGAAGTTAGGTTAGGTAAATTCGAAGATCCGAGGCCTAACAATCCTGTACTCGCGTACGCGATCGATTTGGCCAAAATGTGGGGAGCTGAGGAGGTCCGCGTAGGGATAACTTCGTTTAATTCGAATTCCACGCAGAGCTGTAGTGTGTATTCATGGAGTTTTAGGGTTCGGAAGGTTCGGAATTCGATGCATTCTATGCCGGTGGATCCGCGGAACGTTGGGAAAGAGCATGGTGAGAGTGTCAGGACGGAGAAGAGGGGTTTTTGTCTGTTGAGGATGATCGGCCAGCTGATTTTCGCGACGGCGTGTGCGGCATTGGTGGCGTTTATGGTGATTTTTATGTGGATGATCTTCGGCAATGTGCGTAGCTGCAGCCCGGTGTTCACGGCCAAGTCTGCGGTGTACCCTGGCGATTTCAGGTACGAGAAatttgatgttgttgttgttgagaaagATGGtgatgatttgaagaagtaA